The Arachis hypogaea cultivar Tifrunner chromosome 14, arahy.Tifrunner.gnm2.J5K5, whole genome shotgun sequence DNA window CtttgaaaaaaattgttaatggaGTGACTAgaggacaaatatgattaattctCAATCTTTGAACgatcaatttgattttaaaaatattcaataaatgaATTTGAAAAGTGTCTTATCTTTGAGagattaatttgactattaacccatATTATATTATGGATGAATTAATAATATGTAAATTAATAttgattttaaaagttaatttataacaaatattatacaaaacttttatttgaaaatttatatataatttaatatgattatttaaaaaaaagaaatacaaaaaaatataccgTTTTGATATAGATAATAAtcgttattttttaagttttgactaatgatatatattaaatttaattaattaaaaattttatttagtgatatattaaaattaatttaaattttgtagtGATTAATCATAAatgatatattaatattatataaaaatttaattattttttatattgtaaatTGACAAATATGTATGTAAAATTATTGACGAggcataaatacaaaaaataatataacataaattCATTCTATTATATGTTAGTATCAActtttatatagatatataaatagatagatagatatctTGCGCTATATTTCACGTGATGGAAATGATACAGTTGAGAAGTGGAAACCACCACGAgcgtagtttattttttttttttatggaaaaaatcaatacaaaattaaacataaaaatgatgaAAAGTTGTGAATATtccttccaaaaaaaaaaaaagagtttttaaaTAAATGAAGAAAATTTATCAACTTCAATTGTCCTATAGTTAAAATTTATCTCCTCTCATTGTGTTTCTTGAAATGTTAAGAGGAAACCAATGCTTTTTGAAAGCTTttctactttctttttctttgaaagaagaaaatattaattttatatgaaaatggTAAGTATTATGAACTGAACAAAAACAGAACTACCACAAGTCCACAATAACTAACACTTAATATCGTTCCTGAAAATAAATTACAGCAATAAAACAAAGGCCAAGTTTTACAATCACACCAATATAACAAAACAAACACCCTGTAGCTACAGCAGAAAACCTAAAAAGAGGGCTAGAATATGCAAACATAACACTTATTATATTAACTGCATCTCTAAATGTTATTGGTCTCCTTCCAAATGGATACACATGCATGAAGATTCTGCCTGAAAGATATGAcaacattacatgttagataatattcaaaatatatatgTGTAAAAGAGCAGAACTATACATTTAAGTAACATAAATGCAATACATATCCCATATACATATACTATAATACAAGAACAAGTTCACATGTTTACAATTgtatatataagaatgtatatatataaagactaaatatataataaaagagtCTGTATAtataaaaagtgaaaacagtaaaCAATCTCTTGAGTATAGTAAGTAGGTATATCAACAGCTCTCGAAAACAGAGTAGCACTAGAGAAATTGAATGAAATCCACTTATACAAAAACACACTAAAACATGCACTCTTAAACCAAAAAAcgtgaataaaatatataaaaccaAGCTTCACACCCATATATAAATATCCAATTCAGAAAATGTAAACAGAGTGATACGAAAAAGAATCCTGTCCAAACTTCATCAATTCACACCTACAACATAATCTTTAACCATGGAAATCCTTAGAAAACAGTGATACTTATTCTCAACAACATATCCACTTCAAACGGATAACCATGAAGATCTTTTTGCATCAAACAAACTCATGTTCGGTAAAATACAACATATGTTTGCTAGGAACTAATATTATAAGTAAGCTACTGTTTTAACTAGGAAGTAATCAACTAAGCTATGTTTTAACcattaaaaaatcaataataaatgCTTTATTTGGTGTGTCCAACTTAAGGTTTCAACTATAATAAAGTACATTTTAGCACTACTATATTTTGTTTCGTTTAGATAGATcagatattaatttttttggtataCCAATATTATGAATATAACAACTATATCAACAATAACAAAAACTAGAAGAAATGAAAACGGTGCATACCTTCATATTTGAGATCTGATCCTTTTCAGCTTGGCCACCTTGATCGCTGTAAATACATAGAGCTTGTCATAGACATCACTCAACAACTTGAAATAAGCATATCTCCAAGATTTCTTCAAAATCAATGAGAAGCAAACTCCCCAAAATGCCATAACAAATCCAGCAGCCATAGCAATGTAGAACCCCTCGCTTACAAAttgttcatcatcatcaccatcagcaTCATGTTCACTGATCTGGTGACCATGAATGGGACAAGTATTGTTGAGGGGAGCACCACAAAGTTTTGGATTTCCTGCATAATCAGAAGCATCCCTAGTTTGAAGTTGCGTGCCAAGTGGGATTTCTCCAGATAAATCATTGTATGACAAGTCAAGAACACTGAGACGGTCAATCTGAGCAAGCTGTGAAGGAATTGTTCCTGACAAATGATTTCTGGATAGATCAAGAAAATCTATTGACTTCAGCTGTCCAATAGTTGGAGGAATGTGTCCACTAAACAAATTCCTTGAAAGATTTAAAGAAACCAAGCCAATAAGAGTCATCATCTCACTTGGTATTTTCCCTGTTAATCTGTTGCTGGAGAAATCAATACTTCTCAAGAATCCCAGGGTGCTTCTATATTTTGACATTTTTCCTTTCCATATGAGTGATGTGCTATCATTATAAATTCCGATGGTAAAATTATCGGTAATGGTTGCATTTGAATTTGCAAGAGTGGCCATAGCAGAAAGATTACATATGCATTTAGGTATATTGCCAGAGAGAGTATTGAGAGAGAGGTCAAAGACATGGAGTTCATGAAGATTGCACATGCTTAATGGAATGTTACCATGAAAATTATTGGAATGTAAGTTAAGTACAAGTAGGTTTGGAATATTATCTCCAATCCAGCTTGGTATTCTTCCTGACAACTTATTACCTGCAACATCAAAAACTTGTAGTTGTGTGCAATTATTCAAGGATGATGGTATCTCTCCTGAAAAATTATTCCCTCCTAAATGTATTGACTTGATATTTCTTAATGACCCCAAAGATTTTGGCATGTTTCCATAAAACTGATTATTGGATAAATCTAGGACGACCAATAACTCAAAACTCATCCAATAATCCGAAAGTTCTCCTCTAAGGTCGTTGTTTGACAAATCCATAAATCTCATGTATTTGGTCGAGTTTGCACATAAAAGAGGATCTGCAATTGAAAATCTGTTATTGGAGAAAAAAGTTTACatatgcatatttgaatttgctAGAGTGGCCATAGCAGAAAGATTACATATGCATATATTGCCAGAGAGAATATTGAGAGAGAGGTCCAAGACATGGAGTTTATGAAGATTGCACATGCTTAATGGAATGTTACCATGAAAATTATTGGAACGTAAGCTAAGTACAAGTAGGTTTGGAATATTATCTCCAATCCAGCTTGGTATTCTTCCTGACAACTTATTATCTGCAACATCAAAAATTTGTAGTTGTGTGCAATTATTCAGGGATGATGGTATCTCTCCTGAAAAATTATTGCCTTCAAATTGTATTGACTGGATATTTCTTAAAGACCCCAGAGATTTTGGCATATTTCCATACAACTGATTATTGGATAAATCTAGGACGACCAATAACTCAAAACCCCTCCAACAATCCGAAAGTTCTCCTCTTAGATCGTTGTTTGACAAATCCATAAATCTCATGTATTTGGTCGAGTTTGCACATAAAAGAGGATCTGCAATTGAAAATATGTTATTGGAGAAAAAAGTTTGAGAAGCAGTTGAAAGGAATGCTGGAATTGGGCCTTCAAATAAATTGAAGCTCAAATCAATTGAAAGACCTTGGTCAGAAACAATAGCTGGTAGAATTGGGCCTTCAATTTTTCCTCGAAAACAGTTATGAGAAATATTCAAATACATCATCTGAGGAAGAGGTTCCCAAAACCAATTTGGAACAGTGCTAGAAATTCCAGCACAGGAAATATCCAAATAGTCAATCATGGTTTGGGTATGAAGCCATGTTGGAAAGTCAGGCCCCAACTTGCAACGGGCCAAATaaatgttaattaaattgaaaggGGGAATCCAATCGACGCTAACATTAAAAGCCAATGCATTATGAGACAAATCCAAAGTGTAAAGAGTGGAAAGTCTTGAGAAATGAGCTTCAGTTATCAAACCTGTCAGGAAGTTATTCCCAAGGTTTAAGTGAGTTAAGTTGGATAGTTGTCCAATACCTTCATGTATAGTTCCACTTAACCTGTTGTTATCAAGTCGTAACACATGCAAAGATTGAAGCTGAGAGTGAGAGAGGTCAGGCACCATCCCCGTAATTTCATTCCATCCCATATCCAAGAATTTTAAGGGTTTATGAGCACAACGAGAAAACTCTCGAATATATTCATGAAAGTCCCCTATCAAGTTGTTCTTGGATAGGTCTAGTTCTACCAAATTGCAACTATGAAACAAGGATACAGGTATTTGGCCTTTGAGCTCATTATTTGCAAGATTTAACTCCTCAAGCCTACCAGTGGAATTCATTAACCATGGGAACATCAAGGATGCATCCCTTAGAGAGTTGTTAGAGACATCCACAAAAGACAGAGAAGTGGAGAAATTAGCGGGGGATGAAATGGACACGGAATCAACAAGATTGCAACCATGCAAGTCTAAATATTGAAGATGAGAAAGGCTACTCACTTGTTGTTGCCAATTGCTGGCACCACTTAGATTCACCCAAGCAAGCGAAAGATACCTCAGGATTGAAAGTTCAGATAGCCATTGTAAATCAGAACTCATCATGTACAAGGAATCAAGGTCAAGATACTGCAAACgggaaatatttttgaattgaCTAGGAATGGTTCCGGTGAATGCATTGTAACTTGGATCAAGATGTTCCAAGGATAAGAGATTTCCAAGTTGGGGTGGCATTTTTCCACCAAAGTAACAAGAAGAGAGATCGAGATGTGTTAAAAAGGTTAAAGAGCCAATGAAAGGAGGGAGGGATGGGGTGTGAGTAAAACGATTACCACTAAGGTCCAAATACTTCAAATGATGTAACTCACCCAGTGATGGACTTATGGAGCCAGCAAAGTGATAACCATGGAGATGAAGCATGAGAACATGGCCAGTTACATTGCTGCACTTGACGCCTTCCCAGATGCAACACTCCTTCTGCTGCTCCCCATCTCCCCATGAAGACAGCCAATCATCATCATCGGTCACATTGAAGCCACGTTTGAGAGAAAGCAGAGCTTGCCTTTCACTCTCAATGCACTTCCCACTTGCCACCACCGCTGCACTGCTCGTCCATGCAAGTACCTGCACCATCAACACCACATAAACTACACCATTCATCATCATCACTCCAAGCATAGAATATTTCAAGTTAAGTTGTTGTATCAAATCATGTGTGTGCTCAACAACCTAAGGCCATATTTCCAATTTATAATCAACGCGTACGTAGGTTATACTCACAAAAAATACATAATGAGGACAGCAAATTCCACAAAGACTAATTCAAACCAAAGATATATATAAATCCAATATAAATAACTTGTCATGTGTGGCCTAAATGCTTCCACTCACTCAATGTATTCTATACTCATGACTCATGACATGACTTGAACTATTGACTTAACAAGTTTGATGTACGTTGCATTATATGAGAGCCTCAACAGTCAACACCAAACATATATTCCTACAGTAATGTTTGGGTAAGCCTACaagtgaataataataaatatttttaaaataccatttatatttatatacatactctcaaatatataaatattattcttcaaaaaaataatatttgtaaatcaaaatcagtcattaatgtatttgtatataaatacatgtgtgattgaatttatttttaatgtgtatttatattttaacatacattttatactgataattgactttaatagttaattttagtacACACATAgcataataaattattctttcgTACATTTTGGGTAAGAAAAATTGGCTTCCTTATCAGTGAGATGTGTACTTTTGTGGATATTTCAAATTAGAGTAgcaaataaatgaaaaaatttgagaaatagctcttttcaattttttttaataattgagagaataaagtatgatttttaatttttttatattttttttatcctatttataaaattaattgtgAAATATCACATTTCACTACTTCAATAGTTAAAAAAGATTAAGAAGACTGTTCccaaaaatttgtaattaaagtTGACACAATGATCCTACATTTTGGACAAACACTCTGACATTCATCTCCACTAATTTTATGTCAATTTTTTCGTCTGTACATAAGCTCAAGACTTCTCTAACCCTTACTACACTTTGgtaaaatgtttattttttaaacataatttataaaaattatgtttaataaatcaaattaaaaattttttttaataaatataaataataataattacatttaataaaatagtttttaaaaattaaaaatactatacTAGATATAAATgtaaaagttaaatttaaaaattaatttatattaactatattagattttttaattttaataaatataggtcaattttaaaaaaatttaccttaaatactttttaaaatatttttatcttttaaaaactataaatataaatacatatttttttatttatcaaataaaaaataagatactGATGCTATATATTGAAAACTACAAACtctttctcaaaaaattttaacaaataaacCAAGCCTAATTCCGTAGTCAACACAAATATaccttcatatttttttttttgttgtctcATATATACCTTCATATAAGTTCTGTCAACAAATTAGAGAAAATAATATACTTAGAATTCTAACAATTTAGTGCTAACATTATTGCTAGCAAGtgttctaaaaataataattaaagatattgattttttttttttttgtgaaatcaATCATACTATGCGATGTACATTAAAAATCAAATACTAATAAGTTATTGCTATAtagaaatatatttttactattttataaattttttattataatattgtaaACAAATTCAATTATTTGTCtattacaaatttaattattttgtttattgattattttattaaaaaatatgtgaatcaatatatataaatatacaaaaatatatagtaactaatttaatgactaatatttaataaatataaaatattttattataaaaatataacacaaatattaactttttaattttttttaataatttaatgcaTTGAAAAAATCAAATATTCTTTTAGACTCATATTTAAGAGCAATCCTACAAAGACCAacacattttattatttttgatctataattaatcaataatatttaaaagtgttaGCAAAAAATATGGTAATAGACTAATAGACTAAAAATATTAGATTATTAGCTAAAAgtgttaattaatataaattaaaattactgttttttgaaattttttccaTCTTTAAACGCTCTTTATAAAATAAAGAGTGTTATATTcattattaattaaacaaatcttaactttctatttattatattttatactaatagtttagatttagaatttatttaaaatttacagatttaggttttaaaatttagaatttatgtaaattttagaatttaggatataattccaaatttaagatttaaaacttaatatttagattttaaaatttaaaaagcgaTACATTTCTATTTTTTCGGAGTGTATTAGCATCTGCCATTTAGTATATTAGTGTTAAAATGATTAGTGGTTATTTACTAGGATCGGTTGGTCGAAATAATAATCCAAACAGGTTTTCTTGTATATTGCAGGACTTTCTGTGTCCATTTGAACAACAATCCGAGGTTCTTCTTGTTCTGATTGTGTTCtatcttcgtttttttttttttcgatataAGAAAGGTAGTAACGGGAACTGTTGGTTTTCTGATAGCTTTTTTTAATCTCTCTGCAGCACCCTCGAAAAATTTTCACCGGCAAGATGATAAATAGTTAGTGGAAACTAAGATGCAGTtaactttacgtaaagttgatagctgagatttctgttagatgaaaatttagtcaaatcagtcaaattgtGATTCTCATTtattaacttcacgtaaagttaacTGCATTTGAATTTTCACCTAAATAGTTATCTAAAGTCATAATTATAATTGAATGAGTTTATACTATATAAGTACACCAAAATTACTGTTAATTTAAATAGtgtaaagtactaaattagtcATTTACGTTTAGGCATAATCCTATTTTGGTCCTTAATGTTTAAAGTGTCATATTTAAATCCAAGTTTCATTTAGCTTTAATTTAGTCACAGCGTGAggttaaagttaaataattaatgaaatgtcctacatgacaaCATTATAAGAACAAGATCGATAATTTGGAAAATAaatacaagctccagaggcacaaaaacAACTgtagatgcatcaatacatttatttatcattctctttagttttatagaaaatatttcatttaaattataaaaaaataataaataaatatattgatacatCTATAGTTGTTTTTGTGCCTCTGGAACTTGTACTTATTCTCCAAATTATCAaccttgttcttgtactgctgttATGTTATGTaagacatttcgttaattatttaattttgacaatCACGGTGGAACTACATtaaagctaaatgaaacttttttggattcaaatatgaCACTTTAAAATTCAAGGACCAAAACATGATTACGTCCAAATGTAGAGGactaatttagtattttaccCATTTAAATAACAAATCTATTGGGCTTTTTAATGCAAGTACATGTATTAGTGATATGTGCATGAAGAACACAATAAAGACATAATAATAAAATGCCATAGCAAACCTTGGATTCATGGTAATTGTGTAGCAAATGAAAGAGGAATGATTATTTACAAGAGCAAAGGTCAGTCATATATTAAGCTTAAGCTAACCACTTATGTGTCCAAAATTGAAGACATGAAGAATGGAGTTGAATTGATCAACGCGGTTTAACTAATAGATATTAATTACGTAGACCAAGTAACTAGTAAACTAGTGCAGTGAACCGATACAGATGAATGAAGTTCATCAGCGCGTTTTAATTAAGACTAGATTAAGACCTGCTATATATTAAGAGCTAAATTAAttgtattatataatataaatttaaaatattatactaaattgacagataaattaatttttgaaaaataaggtattttttaaatttgtccctcaaaaattttttcaattaaattaatcTATCAAAAATTACGAATTAATTATAGCTGTTCTTCAGTTACTCTATTTACAATTTTCGTCGACGATTGATGATATAAAATGTTAACTGATGGTATATATGACACATGTTAAATTTGGAAAACCgaaatgatgatcaaacattattaaaatattaattaaaaattattaaatggtTATTTGTTTAAATTGCTTCCAATAATTTGTTTGATGATTTTTGTTCAAGTGTGCAGGAAGCAAATTAAATTTTCTATTGGGCCAAAACTACACAAGTCCAAATGGATCATCAAAGAAAATTTAGTTTTGgacaaaattaatttaagaaaaaaaaacaaataggtccctgactttttgttctacggacattttcgtccttgaccattgaaaaatacttttaagtccctgaccttcacaaaacttggacggatcagttccagacggaggcatttggacggagggactgatccgtccaaattttgtgaaggtcagggacttaaaagtattttttaatggtcAAGGACGAAAATATCCGCGcgacaaaaggtcagggacctatttgtccttttctcttaatttaaatattagtggttgaatattaaaaaagaaagaaatccaAAGTGGCACATATCACAAGTCCATGATGAATCAAAATGAGAAGCAAATGACCCAAGGTCTAGTAGGAATTCATTCGGTGATTACAAAGCAATCTTTCAAGAAACTAAAAGTCCAACACGTGACTTTATGTCTTGGTAAATGAAAGTTTCAATTCGatttaattgcattaaaagatCCACACGTTACTCTATTTTTTGGGAATTGAGATTTagattttaattgaatttaatttactttgaaTACTTCTTTCGAaagtttctttttctctctcctctttctttatTTTCGGTCACTTCAATCCATcaaaaaagaagatggaagaaaaagaaaaatcacagaaaatagcCAAAAAAGATATTTGCTatagaagaaaagattttgaagaaaacCTTTAAGATTTTCGTTGCCAAGAATAGAAGCAATTCACCTCTGTCAGGAAGAAGATCTAGCTAGATAAAAGTTCATTTCCATTTTTgttcttccaagaggaagatagcGTCTGAACCTCAAGAAGGGTAGAAGCAAAAATGGAAACCCTAAAACTACCCTGGGTCAGAAGCTCATCAAGGGTTCGAATTCATTTTTGAAGCCAAAGTTAAGATGAATGACCAAGATGGAAGAAGCTTGAAGAAAAAGGGTGAGAGAGATGAGGTAAGCTTGCATGCATTAGCCTCACTTTTCTCAACCCCTTCTGATGAAGGCGCAATTACTCTTTGGTAGGAGAAGAAATTGTTGGGTTAGGGTTTCAACTTTGGAAACTtcctcttctatattaagggtgaacagccaatggttgagatcaaggagagaaagtgaaaagtacagagttctcatagctacccaaactTTCTGAGTTCTCCTTCAACGGTGTTcatctcattttctttttcttagttttgtttgtttgtgtctcatggtgaaaaagataaatatggtgaggtttgtaagaaaaagccaatgagaggAAAATGTAGTgatcaaaattagagaaaaagccatagatgtctcagagtttctttgtacatctttctATTGTGtgtcatgattctgtgggaattttcttgcaagttgggttagcactttgctgttgaaagcTTGGTTTCAGtccaagtcaagttcagattGGGGTTATAATCTGGATTTGTTCCaaataggattgggtagatcatAGGAAAAGAATTAGTGTTTGTAATCTGctaaagatagtgaaattccatcactgttgtgatggagactggatgtaggctgcattgcacttagcagctgaaccaggatacatattggtgtgattctctcttctctgcttcttctctATTTCTGGTTCGcaggagacaaaatgaaaaatatttctcAACTTgttacgagacaaaacaaaaatgtCTCTTAACTTGTTACAAGACAAAAAGTGAAAATATCTCCTGAACTTTATTGAAAAAGTAAAACTAATACTCTACCAAGAGGGaagctaagattcaaccctcATTCTCTTAGTCAATGATTACCATCAACACATAATATGTTGAATTAAATGTTGACTAAATATGTTTACGAAAATCAACCAATTTAATCATTAGGTCATAT harbors:
- the LOC112744528 gene encoding receptor-like protein EIX2 isoform X1; this translates as MLGVMMMNGVVYVVLMVQVLAWTSSAAVVASGKCIESERQALLSLKRGFNVTDDDDWLSSWGDGEQQKECCIWEGVKCSNVTGHVLMLHLHGYHFAGSISPSLGELHHLKYLDLSGNRFTHTPSLPPFIGSLTFLTHLDLSSCYFGGKMPPQLGNLLSLEHLDPSYNAFTGTIPSQFKNISRLQYLDLDSLYMMSSDLQWLSELSILRYLSLAWVNLSGASNWQQQVSSLSHLQYLDLHGCNLVDSVSISSPANFSTSLSFVDVSNNSLRDASLMFPWLMNSTGRLEELNLANNELKGQIPVSLFHSCNLVELDLSKNNLIGDFHEYIREFSRCAHKPLKFLDMGWNEITGMVPDLSHSQLQSLHVLRLDNNRLSGTIHEGIGQLSNLTHLNLGNNFLTGLITEAHFSRLSTLYTLDLSHNALAFNVSVDWIPPFNLINIYLARCKLGPDFPTWLHTQTMIDYLDISCAGISSTVPNWFWEPLPQMMYLNISHNCFRGKIEGPILPAIVSDQGLSIDLSFNLFEGPIPAFLSTASQTFFSNNIFSIADPLLCANSTKYMRFMDLSNNDLRGELSDCWRGFELLVVLDLSNNQLYGNMPKSLGSLRNIQSIQFEGNNFSGEIPSSLNNCTQLQIFDVADNKLSGRIPSWIGDNIPNLLVLSLRSNNFHGNIPLSMCNLHKLHVLDLSLNILSGNICIYPLLCANSTKYMRFMDLSNNDLRGELSDYWMSFELLVVLDLSNNQFYGNMPKSLGSLRNIKSIHLGGNNFSGEIPSSLNNCTQLQVFDVAGNKLSGRIPSWIGDNIPNLLVLNLHSNNFHGNIPLSMCNLHELHVFDLSLNTLSGNIPKCICNLSAMATLANSNATITDNFTIGIYNDSTSLIWKGKMSKYRSTLGFLRSIDFSSNRLTGKIPSEMMTLIGLVSLNLSRNLFSGHIPPTIGQLKSIDFLDLSRNHLSGTIPSQLAQIDRLSVLDLSYNDLSGEIPLGTQLQTRDASDYAGNPKLCGAPLNNTCPIHGHQISEHDADGDDDEQFVSEGFYIAMAAGFVMAFWGVCFSLILKKSWRYAYFKLLSDVYDKLYVFTAIKVAKLKRIRSQI
- the LOC112744528 gene encoding receptor-like protein EIX1 isoform X4; translated protein: MGRWGAAEGVLHLGRRQVQQCNWPCSHASSPWLSLCWLHKSITGYNAFTGTIPSQFKNISRLQYLDLDSLYMMSSDLQWLSELSILRYLSLAWVNLSGASNWQQQVSSLSHLQYLDLHGCNLVDSVSISSPANFSTSLSFVDVSNNSLRDASLMFPWLMNSTGRLEELNLANNELKGQIPVSLFHSCNLVELDLSKNNLIGDFHEYIREFSRCAHKPLKFLDMGWNEITGMVPDLSHSQLQSLHVLRLDNNRLSGTIHEGIGQLSNLTHLNLGNNFLTGLITEAHFSRLSTLYTLDLSHNALAFNVSVDWIPPFNLINIYLARCKLGPDFPTWLHTQTMIDYLDISCAGISSTVPNWFWEPLPQMMYLNISHNCFRGKIEGPILPAIVSDQGLSIDLSFNLFEGPIPAFLSTASQTFFSNNIFSIADPLLCANSTKYMRFMDLSNNDLRGELSDCWRGFELLVVLDLSNNQLYGNMPKSLGSLRNIQSIQFEGNNFSGEIPSSLNNCTQLQIFDVADNKLSGRIPSWIGDNIPNLLVLSLRSNNFHDPLLCANSTKYMRFMDLSNNDLRGELSDYWMSFELLVVLDLSNNQFYGNMPKSLGSLRNIKSIHLGGNNFSGEIPSSLNNCTQLQVFDVAGNKLSGRIPSWIGDNIPNLLVLNLHSNNFHGNIPLSMCNLHELHVFDLSLNTLSGNIPKCICNLSAMATLANSNATITDNFTIGIYNDSTSLIWKGKMSKYRSTLGFLRSIDFSSNRLTGKIPSEMMTLIGLVSLNLSRNLFSGHIPPTIGQLKSIDFLDLSRNHLSGTIPSQLAQIDRLSVLDLSYNDLSGEIPLGTQLQTRDASDYAGNPKLCGAPLNNTCPIHGHQISEHDADGDDDEQFVSEGFYIAMAAGFVMAFWGVCFSLILKKSWRYAYFKLLSDVYDKLYVFTAIKVAKLKRIRSQI
- the LOC112744528 gene encoding receptor-like protein EIX2 isoform X5, with translation MFPWLMNSTGRLEELNLANNELKGQIPVSLFHSCNLVELDLSKNNLIGDFHEYIREFSRCAHKPLKFLDMGWNEITGMVPDLSHSQLQSLHVLRLDNNRLSGTIHEGIGQLSNLTHLNLGNNFLTGLITEAHFSRLSTLYTLDLSHNALAFNVSVDWIPPFNLINIYLARCKLGPDFPTWLHTQTMIDYLDISCAGISSTVPNWFWEPLPQMMYLNISHNCFRGKIEGPILPAIVSDQGLSIDLSFNLFEGPIPAFLSTASQTFFSNNIFSIADPLLCANSTKYMRFMDLSNNDLRGELSDCWRGFELLVVLDLSNNQLYGNMPKSLGSLRNIQSIQFEGNNFSGEIPSSLNNCTQLQIFDVADNKLSGRIPSWIGDNIPNLLVLSLRSNNFHGNIPLSMCNLHKLHVLDLSLNILSGNICIYPLLCANSTKYMRFMDLSNNDLRGELSDYWMSFELLVVLDLSNNQFYGNMPKSLGSLRNIKSIHLGGNNFSGEIPSSLNNCTQLQVFDVAGNKLSGRIPSWIGDNIPNLLVLNLHSNNFHGNIPLSMCNLHELHVFDLSLNTLSGNIPKCICNLSAMATLANSNATITDNFTIGIYNDSTSLIWKGKMSKYRSTLGFLRSIDFSSNRLTGKIPSEMMTLIGLVSLNLSRNLFSGHIPPTIGQLKSIDFLDLSRNHLSGTIPSQLAQIDRLSVLDLSYNDLSGEIPLGTQLQTRDASDYAGNPKLCGAPLNNTCPIHGHQISEHDADGDDDEQFVSEGFYIAMAAGFVMAFWGVCFSLILKKSWRYAYFKLLSDVYDKLYVFTAIKVAKLKRIRSQI
- the LOC112744528 gene encoding uncharacterized protein isoform X7, which encodes MLGVMMMNGVVYVVLMVQVLAWTSSAAVVASGKCIESERQALLSLKRGFNVTDDDDWLSSWGDGEQQKECCIWEGVKCSNVTGHVLMLHLHGYHFAGSISPSLGELHHLKYLDLSGNRFTHTPSLPPFIGSLTFLTHLDLSSCYFGGKMPPQLGNLLSLEHLDPSYNAFTGTIPSQFKNISRLQYLDLDSLYMMSSDLQWLSELSILRYLSLAWVNLSGASNWQQQLQSLHVLRLDNNRLSGTIHEGIGQLSNLTHLNLGNNFLTDPLLCANSTKYMRFMDLSNNDLRGELSDCWRGFELLVVLDLSNNQLYGNMPKSLGSLRNIQSIQFEGNNFSGEIPSSLNNCTQLQIFDVADNKLSGRIPSWIGDNIPNLLVLSLRSNNFHDPLLCANSTKYMRFMDLSNNDLRGELSDYWMSFELLVVLDLSNNQFYGNMPKSLGSLRNIKSIHLGGNNFSGEIPSSLNNCTQLQVFDVAGNKLSGRIPSWIGDNIPNLLVLNLHSNNFHGNIPLSMCNLHELHVFDLSLNTLSGNIPKCICNLSAMATLANSNATITDNFTIGIYNDSTSLIWKGKMSKYRSTLGFLRSIDFSSNRLTGKIPSEMMTLIGLVSLNLSRNLFSGHIPPTIGQLKSIDFLDLSRNHLSGTIPSQLAQIDRLSVLDLSYNDLSGEIPLGTQLQTRDASDYAGNPKLCGAPLNNTCPIHGHQISEHDADGDDDEQFVSEGFYIAMAAGFVMAFWGVCFSLILKKSWRYAYFKLLSDVYDKLYVFTAIKVAKLKRIRSQI